Part of the Deltaproteobacteria bacterium genome, ATTTTAAAACCCCCTCTTCGAATTCCGTGGCGATCTCCTCCAGGATGGCCAGGGCCAAATCACAAAGCATACAACCCTTTTTCTTGGCCACAATTTCGACAATGACCGATGGAGGATCATTTTCCATGACGATCTTTCAAAAATTGAAAACTTTGGCTTCCGCCGCCAAATCGATCAAATGGGGTCCTCCATCCAGAACCATATTGGAAAAAAAATGGGCCTCGTCCACCTGACGGGCCTTGGCACAAGGAATTCAAACCCCAATAGGAACCTCCTGTTCAACCAGGTAAGGCAAATAATCGTTAGGGCAATCCCCGGTAACCGTCTTGATAGTCATATCTCTTTTTTTATCGGCCCAGATTACCCCATCGCCGATAAAAAAGAGATTTACCCGGTGTCCTTTTGAATGGGCGATTTTGCTCAACTGAAAACACCTGGTGGCGCTTTCAACATTATCCTTGCTTAAGACAAATAGAAATTTAGCCATCGATCAGAACCTCCCTTTTAATCCTGGATTAATCTAATAAAATCATACTGTACCAGGCCGGTAACAATTTACCTTCCTTGTCAAATTCCACCTGGAATCCTAATGGTTCCACGGTCTTTCCAATATCCACTCCAAATGCATCCATGGCCGGCCGCGCCAGATGAGGGTAGCGGCAGGGCTCCGGATAGGCACAAGCCTCACATTGAACGCAGAGGGCCAGACCAAAGGCGAAAATACAGCCACCGCTGAGCATGGCCTCCCTTTCAATGGCCAAGGTCACCTCCTGGCCTTTTTTAGGATCGGCCGTCTTAATGATGAGGGCGGTCTGGTAGCGGTCAAAGGCTTCTTGGAAATTTTCTAAAGAGGTCGCCAGATGAGGGGGACAGGTCCAGTATTTTCCCCACCGCCCGCAACCGAAACGGCATTTAAGGTGGGAACGAGGATCAAAGACCACCTGATTCGTTTCCAGTAAACGGGCGTCTATAGCGCCTGCTTCAAGGGCTTTCTTAATCAAATGATCATAGAATTCAGACGTGGGGCAGACGTTTATAGGGCTTTTATTTTCCACAAGGATCCTTTTCTTCGCAGGTGCAGACGATTCTCGGTAAGGCCATGAGGGGTTGAAACAGTACTCGAAATAACAGGGCCGAGGCGGAACCGCCTATCAGGGGACCTACGATATAAACGGTTAAAAATCCGCCCCGGGGGCCGGGGATGGCGATCCCGCCCCATCCGGCTAAATAGGCCACCAGGCGGGGACTAAAGTCTCGAGCCGGATTAAGGCCAGCCTGGGTCAGGGGAGCCAAAATGCTGATGATGGCCATAACCGTCAGACCGATAAATACCGGGGCGATATCACTGGATGGGCGGCCCACATTACAATCTTCGGTCAAAAGAAAAATAATGGTCACCAGGATAAACGTTCCCAGGGCCTCAACCCCCATGGC contains:
- a CDS encoding DsrE family protein, which produces MAKFLFVLSKDNVESATRCFQLSKIAHSKGHRVNLFFIGDGVIWADKKRDMTIKTVTGDCPNDYLPYLVEQEVPIGVUIPCAKARQVDEAHFFSNMVLDGGPHLIDLAAEAKVFNF
- a CDS encoding DUF2284 domain-containing protein translates to MENKSPINVCPTSEFYDHLIKKALEAGAIDARLLETNQVVFDPRSHLKCRFGCGRWGKYWTCPPHLATSLENFQEAFDRYQTALIIKTADPKKGQEVTLAIEREAMLSGGCIFAFGLALCVQCEACAYPEPCRYPHLARPAMDAFGVDIGKTVEPLGFQVEFDKEGKLLPAWYSMILLD